The nucleotide sequence TCATTTTTTCGGTTGCTGTTTATTTGTATTCTTATTATATCCATAAGGACAATGTCTGCATCCGCTTTCACAACAATAGCCTCTTTTTAAATGATATTGCTCTGTAAAACATCTATAGCCCTCTGGAGTTAAATAATAATCACCCTCTTCTAGAGGAATTTTTTTCTTTAAAAAGCTCATATTACAAAAATACAATTTCTTATATTCAAACCTATGATCCTTATAATTAACAAGTATATATTAAAGAAAGGCTTTCTGGGTATTAGTATTTGGCCTTTCGTTATTTTAAGAGACGAAAAATTAAAAGAAGACCCTGTATTTATGAATCATGAAAAAATTCATTTACAACAACAATTAGAAATGTTGATTTTACCTTTTTATATCATATATCTCTTAGAATTTCTTCTGAAATATAAATACTACGGTAATGCGTATTTAGCTTATAGAAATATCTCATTTGAAAGGGAGTCTTATCAACAAGAAGCTAATCTTCTATATCTGAAGAAGCGAAAAATATGGAGCTGGGTTAATTACCTAAAAATAGCATCAAAATAAAGAATAGAATTTAGGGATAGAATAATGCTAAAATTCCAATCTTTGCTATATGATGAAAATGATGGATCTTAATTTTGTTGAACCTCCCGTTGAGCTAGTTACGCATTTTAAAGCACACAACATTAGTTTACATATTAAGAGAGAAGACCTTATTCATCCCTTCGTCTCCGGAAACAAATTCAGAAAATTAAAATATAATCTTCAAGAGGCTAAAAATAACGGTAGTAAAACCATTCTCACTTTTGGAGGTGCTTTTTCAAACCACATTGCGGCTGTTGCAGCAGCAGGAAAACTTTTAGGATTTAAAACGATAGGAATCATAAGAGGAGAAGAATTGGGTGTAGATCTAAATACTACCTTAAATCATAATTCTACTCTAAGATTTGCAAAAGAGCAAGGGATGGGATTTCATTTTATAAACAGAGAAAAATATAGAGAGAAAGATTCATCAGAATTTATTGAAAAATTGAAATTTGATTTTGGTGATTTTTATCTAATTCCTGAAGGCGGAACTAATGAGCTTGCAGTTAAAGGCTGTGCAGAAATCATGACTGATGCAGAATCTAATTTCGAGATTATTTGCTGTGCGGTGGGAACAGGAGGAACAATCTCCGGCATCATAAACGCATCCCATTCAGATCAAAAAGTTTTGGGTTTTCCTGCGTTAAAAGGAGATTTCTTAAGCTCTGAAATTAGAAATTTTACTTCAAAAACAAATTGGGAGTTAGTAACAGACTACCATTTTGGAGGTTACGCCAAAGTGAATGAAGAGCTAATTAATTTCTTAAATAACTTTAAGAGAAAATATCAGATCGCATTAGATCCTATCTACACAGGAAAGATGATTTTTGGTATTTTTGACCTGATCGAAAAATCTTCTATTCCTGAAAATTCTCGTATTTTAGCCGTTCATACAGGAGGCTTACAGGGCATAGAAGGTATGAATAAGCAATTGTCTAAAAAGAAATTACCCTTAATCGAAATTTAGAATGATCTTCAAAAGACTTTTATTCTTGATCTTAGTAGTTGTTATGGCTGCTTCCTGCGGAAGCAAAAAAAAGGTCACTTCTCGTAAATCTACCCCTAGAACAGAAAACAAAAGAGAAAGCAGAGCAATTCCGGCCAGACCTGTAGATGCAGAGGTAAGATCTAGACCTACCGGAAGCTATGCAAATATTGTAGAGCAATACATTTCAGAATATTCAGACATCGCTATGGAAGAAATGAGACTTTACAACATCCCCGCAAGTATAACATTGGCTCAAGGTATTTTAGAATCTGGTGCTGGAAGGGGAGAACTCACAAGAAGAGCAAATAATCATTTCGGAATAAAATGCCATGATTGGGAAGGCGATAAAGTGTATCACGATGACGATCGTTCTCAGGAATGTTTCAGGAAATATAATGATCCTAAATTCTCATATAGAGATCACTCCTTATTTTTAAGTGAGAGACGAAGATATTCTAATCTTTTTGATCTGGATATAGATGATTATGAAGGCTGGGCGAAAGGTTTAAGAGCTGCAGGATATGCTACAGATAGGCTTTATCCTAGAAAATTGATAGATATGATAGAAAAATATCAATTAAATCATTTTGATGAAAAAGTTTTAGGTAAGAAATCTAGAAGAAGAGAACGCAGCTCTGAAATTGCAGAAGCAAGTTCAAATTCTGGATTCAAAACATATACCGTTGAAAAGGGGGATACGTTGTATTCAATTTCAAAAAGATTTAATACCACAGTAGAAATGCTGCAGGAAGTTAATAATCTAAGATCTAATGATCTTGCTATAGGCCAGAGATTAAAGGTGTCTCCTGCTAATAACCAATATTAAAATATGATTTATAAGAGAAGTAGTGAGTTATTTGAGAATGCGCAAAAGGTAATTCCAGGTGGAGTAAATTCTCCCGTTAGAGCTTTTAAAGCGGTTGGGGGAGATCCTATTTTTGTAGAACGTGCTGAAGGAGCTTATTTATATGATGCAGACGGGAATAAGTTTATAGATTACATTAATTCTTGGGGGCCAATGATCTTGGGTCATGCCCATAAGCCTGTGGTAGATGCTGTTATCGAAAAAGCTAAAAAGGGAACCAGTTTTGGAACTCCTACAGAAATTGAAACCAGAATTGCAGAATTAGCGGTAAAAATGGTTCCTAATATAGACAAGATCAGGTTCGTGAATTCTGGAACAGAAGCTTGTATGAGTGCAGTTAGACTGGCGAGAGGTTTCAATTCAAAAGAAAAGATCATAAAATTTGCAGGCTGTTATCATGGGCATAGCGATTCATTTTTGATACAAGCGGGGAGTGGAGCCATAACGTTTGGAACTCCAAATAGTCCCGGTGTAACTCAGGGAACAGCAAAAGATACGCTCTTAGCCAAATACAACGATCTGGATAGTGTAAAGCAATTAATTGAGGCTAATAAAAAGGAGATCTCCTGTATTATTTTAGAACCGGTTGCCGGAAATATGGGATGTATTCCACCGCAACAAGGGTTTTTAGAAGGACTTCGGGAATTGTGTGATACTAATGACATCTTGTTGATATTTGATGAGGTAATGACAGGGTTTAGATTGGCCCCTGGAGGTGTACAAGAAACTTCTGGAGTTAAGGCAGATATTGTATGTTTTGGAAAAGTTATTGGAGGTGGTTTGCCGGTAGGTGCTTTCGCTGCTAGAAATGAAATCATGAATTATTTAGCTCCAATTGGACCTGTATATCAAGCCGGAACATTAAGTGGTAACCCTTTGGCAATGGCTGCAGGATTAGCAATGCTTACAGAGCTAGATGAAAATAGGCAGATCTTTGAAAGTATCAATAAAAAGACTCAATATTTACATGAAGGAATTGCAAAGGTTTTAAA is from Gillisia sp. Hel1_33_143 and encodes:
- a CDS encoding DUF5522 domain-containing protein codes for the protein MSFLKKKIPLEEGDYYLTPEGYRCFTEQYHLKRGYCCESGCRHCPYGYNKNTNKQQPKK
- a CDS encoding 1-aminocyclopropane-1-carboxylate deaminase/D-cysteine desulfhydrase, with product MMDLNFVEPPVELVTHFKAHNISLHIKREDLIHPFVSGNKFRKLKYNLQEAKNNGSKTILTFGGAFSNHIAAVAAAGKLLGFKTIGIIRGEELGVDLNTTLNHNSTLRFAKEQGMGFHFINREKYREKDSSEFIEKLKFDFGDFYLIPEGGTNELAVKGCAEIMTDAESNFEIICCAVGTGGTISGIINASHSDQKVLGFPALKGDFLSSEIRNFTSKTNWELVTDYHFGGYAKVNEELINFLNNFKRKYQIALDPIYTGKMIFGIFDLIEKSSIPENSRILAVHTGGLQGIEGMNKQLSKKKLPLIEI
- a CDS encoding glucosaminidase domain-containing protein, with protein sequence MIFKRLLFLILVVVMAASCGSKKKVTSRKSTPRTENKRESRAIPARPVDAEVRSRPTGSYANIVEQYISEYSDIAMEEMRLYNIPASITLAQGILESGAGRGELTRRANNHFGIKCHDWEGDKVYHDDDRSQECFRKYNDPKFSYRDHSLFLSERRRYSNLFDLDIDDYEGWAKGLRAAGYATDRLYPRKLIDMIEKYQLNHFDEKVLGKKSRRRERSSEIAEASSNSGFKTYTVEKGDTLYSISKRFNTTVEMLQEVNNLRSNDLAIGQRLKVSPANNQY
- the hemL gene encoding glutamate-1-semialdehyde 2,1-aminomutase codes for the protein MIYKRSSELFENAQKVIPGGVNSPVRAFKAVGGDPIFVERAEGAYLYDADGNKFIDYINSWGPMILGHAHKPVVDAVIEKAKKGTSFGTPTEIETRIAELAVKMVPNIDKIRFVNSGTEACMSAVRLARGFNSKEKIIKFAGCYHGHSDSFLIQAGSGAITFGTPNSPGVTQGTAKDTLLAKYNDLDSVKQLIEANKKEISCIILEPVAGNMGCIPPQQGFLEGLRELCDTNDILLIFDEVMTGFRLAPGGVQETSGVKADIVCFGKVIGGGLPVGAFAARNEIMNYLAPIGPVYQAGTLSGNPLAMAAGLAMLTELDENRQIFESINKKTQYLHEGIAKVLKENNITHTINRFGSMISVHFAEERVVDFDTAANGNNETFKKFFHGMLDHGIYIAPSAFETWFITEALSYEDIDKTIHAVREISKTL